A genome region from Solanum pennellii chromosome 12, SPENNV200 includes the following:
- the LOC107005210 gene encoding peamaclein, whose protein sequence is MKLSFATLLLVTLFLTTFFIPATIAGSDFCDSKCNVRCSKAGRQDRCLKYCGICCEECHCVPSGTYGHKDECPCYRDKKNSKGGPKCP, encoded by the exons ATGAAGCTAAGTTTTGCAACTCTGCTTTTGGTGACACTTTTTCTTACTACTTTCTTCATTCCAGCCACTATAGCTGGTTCAG ATTTTTGTGATTCAAAATGTAACGTGAGGTGTTCAAAGGCAGGACGACAAGACAGATGCTTAAAGTACTGTGGAATATGTTGTGAGGAGTGTCATTGCGTTCCTTCTGGAACTTATGGGCATAAAGATGAGTGCCCTTGCTATAGAGACAAGAAGAACTCTAAGGGAGGGCCTAAATGCCCTTGA